The nucleotide sequence ACATAAAACGTCAACGTACCCGTATCCTGACAAATCGGCGCCCCACGCGCCTTCGCCAACTCCACATTATCCAAAATCGCCTTCAACTGCACCATAGCAACCTCACTGGTTTCCTTCGCGTAAGCTTTCTTCAAAGCCGCCAAAACATCATCAGGCAAACAAACAACCGCCTGCCTAATCAACTCAAAAGCAACAGACTCCAACAACTCACAAACAATCCCCAACACAACAACCTCATTCATGCAGCCTAACAACCTTCTCTATAGCAAATTGTACTTATACCTTAGCATACCCCCAGGCAACAAAGAAGCGGTTCACTTCAACAGTACTCTCTCCCCGCATCAGAGGATTCTGATTTAGAAGTCTTTTAAATACGGCTTGTTACAATGCTACCAAGAGAACGTGAATAGTCATGACTGAAGATGCAGAACAATTCGACGAAACCGAAGAAGTCGAAGAAGAGGAAGAAGAAATCGAAGAGGAAACCAAACCAAAGTACCAGTTCATTGAGGATATACCTGGTGTTGGTCCTGCTACTTCGAAGAAACTCAGTGATTTAGGCTACCACACCGTTGAGTCCTTGGCTATGGCGACCATCCGCGAATTAGGACCCGTGGGAGTTAGCGAGAAGAAGGCGTTTCAGATTATTGAAGCCGCCCGCTCGGCAATGGGCATCAATTTCATACGTGCAGACGAGCTCTACAAGATGCGCAAAAAAGTGTTGCGGCTAACGTCGGGCAGCAAAGCCATAGACCGCATGATAGCTGGGGGCTTGGAAACCCAGACCATAACCGAGTTCTACGGCGAATACGGCAGCGGCAAAAGCCAGTTCTGCCATCAGCTTTGCGTAAACGTCCAGTTACCCCCGGAACGCGGAGGTCTTGGCGGCGGCGCACTCTATATAGATACCGAGAACACTTTTCGATTAGAGCGTATCATCCAGATGTCGGAGCATTTAGATCTTGACCCTGAAGAAGCCGTCAAAAAAATCATATACGCCGAAGCATTCACCTCGGATCATCAGATGTTTTTGCTGGAAAACGCCGACCAAATCATCAAAGACAACAACATCAAGCTCATCGTAATTGACTCGCTAACGTCACATTTTCGCAGCGAATACGTAGGACGCGAAATGCTCGCATCTAGGCAACAAAAACTCAACAAACACATGCACAAACTCACGTCGCTGTCGCGCGCGTTTAACGCAGTAGCCGTAGTAACCAATCAGGTCATGGCAAAACCCGACGTGTTCTTCGGAGACGCAATACACCCAATCGGCGGGCACATTGTAGGTCACACCAGCCAAACCCGCATTTACCTGCGCAAAGCCTCGCATGGACCCATACGCATCGCACGACTCGTCTCCAGCCCGTACCTGCCTGAGGGAGAGGAAATCCTTAAAGTCACGGAAAACGGTATAGAAGATGTGACTGAGGAGGAAAAAGCCTCCAAACGTGGTCGTTAAACATGCCTGTACCCCAAACTTTAGTAACACGGTACTTCCAGCTCCTTGTGGGCAGACAATTCACCGAAGCCGAACGCGAACTAGAACGCCTCAAACAGAAAATGCAACGTACCGAATGGAACCGCGGTTACTACCGCGCCCTTAAGGGCATATACCTCTCACGTAAAAGCAGCAACGACAACTACTCCTTTTTATCTAAACTTGACTTCACCGACAAGCCTGCCCTGCACGAGTACAGACGCGAGTTCTTTGACGAAACACACAGCAGCTTGCACGCAGATTTTGACCGCGGCTTTTTCTCTGCGTGGGCGGATTGCATGCGGGTTATTTCCCGAATGGAAATTGAAGCGCCTGCGCCAAAGGTCAAGGCACCCGCGAAAGCGGCTCAGAAAGATGAAGAGGCTCCGCTGCTGGAAACAACTAAAGATGACAAAAGCCAAGTGACCATGGCGAATTTTGTGAAAAAGAAAGCTAAAGCCTAAAGCCACTTTTTTTGTGAGAGCTTTAGATTATTGCTGCTGGTGCGGCTTCTATGGGTCCGATGCCTATTGTCAGCGTCAACACCCACACTAGAAGCCATGTGAAGAAGTAAATGAAAATGCCCATAGTCATAATTTTTGATTGCTTCTCTATCTTTGAAGCGTAACGCGCTTTCATCAAGTAGTAGCCTACAAGGTAAATGAGCAACGCTACGGTTATGCCGTTAAGAAGCGTGTTAGTTGACCCCTCGCCCAGCACCTGCTCTTGGATGGTTACACCACTCATCATTTCCCAAACATAAGAAACAGCCGTGCTAACCAAACCTGCCGCTGCACCCAATCCAACTCTAGTCCAGTAAATCTTTGTCAACACATTCAACTTGGTTCCGTCCTATTAACGCTGCTTTAGCATCTAAATTAACCTGTCTACCTAATAAATTGTTGCCAACTTCTAACGCTGAACCACAAAAACACGCACACTTCAACTTAAAAACAACCCCCAAACAAGCTACATGCAAGCCGTCGAAAAACAAAAGCAGAGATTATGGCAGGGTTTTTATAAATACGGCAAAGTACATTACTCAGACGCACTGATTTAGGCAAAGGGAACAGCTGATGGTGGATCTTAGGGAAAACGAAGTTCGGATACTTACGGCTCTTGCAGAGTTGGGCGGCAAGGTTTCTGTGGAGCAGCTTATGGCGAAATGTGAGCTTTCAGATGCCGCGGTTATGCGTTCAGCATTAATTTTACAGGAAAACAACCTTGCACAAATCCACGCCAACCCCCAAACCAAACTTAAACTAACCAGCGAAGGCACCCTCCACGCACAAAACGGCTTACCCGAACGCCGCATAATCAAAGCTGTCCTTGAGTCAGGCGGCAACGCAACACTTGAGCAGGCTGCAGAGAAGGTGGGGCTGGAGCAGCAGTTTGCCAAAATCGCTTTAGGTTGGACGCAACGCAAAAAATGGGCAACCTTTGACTCGAAGACCTCAACGTTGCAGGTAACGGTCGACCCCGAAGAGGGCACCGACGAAAAACTCCTCAAGTTACTGTGCAGCCAAGAGGAAACCGACCTGAATCAGCTTGACCCCGCAATGCAGTCAGCTGTTGAGGCGCTAAAAAAGCGCAAAGCCTTAACCGTAGAAGAGAAAACCCAACGCACCCTCGAAATCACCTCTGAAGGCAAAACCGCCCTCGAAACAGGTGCCATAAACTTGGCGGCAGGGCAAAAAGAAATCACCCAGCTGACCCCCGAGCTTATCATCAAAGGCGAATGGAAAAACGCCAAATTCCAAACTTACAACATCCAAGCGCCCGTAGCACGAATCTGGCCTGGCAAGAAGCATCCGTACCTGAGCTTTTTAGATGAGGTTCGCGAGAAACTGGTGCAGCTTGGCTTCAACGAAATGGTCGGCACCAGCGTGGAGCTATCATTCTTCAATTTCGACGCACTCTACACGCCGCAGGATCATCCCGCCCGCGAATTAGACGGCATTTACCGCATTAAGCAGCCTGAGCATGGCGACATTTCAGCGTACACGGAGGCGGTGCAGCGGGTCAAGCAGACCCATGAGAACGGCGGCGACACAGGGTCAATTGGCTGGGGCTCCACATACACTACACAAGAAGCGCAGCGGCTCATACTCCGTGGACACGGCACCTGCCTAAGCGCCCGCACCCTGCTAACCAAGAACCCCAAAATCCCAAGCAAACATTTCAGCATTGCCCGCGTTTACCGCCCAGAAGTTGTCGACAAGACCCATCTAAGCGAATTCAACCAAGTCGAAGGCATAGTCATCGACGAAAACCTAACGCTTAAAGACCTGCTGGGCGTGCTGGGCAAATTCGCCAAGGAAATCGCGGGCGCAGACAAAATCCGCTTCAGACCCGACTATTTCCCGTTCACTGAACCCAGCGTGGAGCTAAGCGCCTACAAAAAAGGGTACGGCTGGATAGAATTTGGCGGCTCAGGCATCTTTCGCCCCGAAGTAACCCAACCGCTGGGCATCAAAACGCCCGTAATTGCATGGGGTCTAGGCGTGGACCGTTTGTTTATGATGCGTGCGGGTGTGGAGGATATTCGCAGTATATTTAGCCAAGATTTGGATTGGCTTAGGAAAAAACAGGTGGCTTAACGTATGCCGACAATTGATGTAGACTTGAACGAGTTTGAAAGGCTTCTTGGGAAAGCATACAATGGCGATTTGGAAGAAATCGATGAGTTGCTGTCTTTGGTGAAAAGCGAAATCAAAGGCTACAACAAACAAGACAACACCCTAAACATCGAAGTCAAAGACACCAACCGCCCCGACCTATGGAGCGTAGAAGGACTAACCCGAGCCCTACGCGGCTTCCTAGACCTCACAAAAGGCGCCAAAACATACAACCTTGCAAAAGCCCTTATCGACGTTAACGTTGACCCAAAACTTGAGGCAATTCGCCCCTTCATCGGATGCGCCATAATCAAAAACGTAGCACTTACAGACACGATTATCCGCGGGCTCATGCAGCTTCAAGACAAACTGCACAAAACCTACGGACGCAACAGGCAAAAAACCTCAATTGGACTCTACGATTTTGACCTGATTACGCCGCCTCTAAGCTACCAAGCAGTTAACCCCGACAAAATCAGTTTCGTGCCGTTGGGTTTCACCGAAAAACTCAGTTTAAACCAGATTCTCGATGAGCACCCAAAAGGGCAAGAATACGCCCACATAATCAACAAGCACAGCAGCTACCCCATATTGATGGACGCAAACAAAAACGTGCTCTCCTTCCCGCCTATCATCAACTCGAATGACATAGGCAAAGTCACCGAGCAAACCAAGAACCTGCTCGTAGAAGTCACGGGAACCCAACAGCAAATCGTGCTTAACACTTTGAACTTAGTAGTGCTCTCTGTTCTCGACGAAAACGGACAAGCCTACGCAGCCAACATACACTACCCCAACAAAGACAAACAGGTTACGCCCGACTTTGCAGGCAGACAAGTAGAGCTAAACGTGGAGTACACGAACAAGATTTTGGGGATGCAGTTTACGGGCAAACAAATTGCTCAGTTGCTGCAGACCGCGGGGTTTGACATTAAACAGGTGGATGACCGTGTCGTCATGGTTTTGGTGCCCTGTTATCGTGTTGATATTATGCATCAAATTGACTTGGTGGAGGATGTTGCAGTGG is from Candidatus Bathyarchaeota archaeon and encodes:
- the radA gene encoding DNA repair and recombination protein RadA, whose protein sequence is MTEDAEQFDETEEVEEEEEEIEEETKPKYQFIEDIPGVGPATSKKLSDLGYHTVESLAMATIRELGPVGVSEKKAFQIIEAARSAMGINFIRADELYKMRKKVLRLTSGSKAIDRMIAGGLETQTITEFYGEYGSGKSQFCHQLCVNVQLPPERGGLGGGALYIDTENTFRLERIIQMSEHLDLDPEEAVKKIIYAEAFTSDHQMFLLENADQIIKDNNIKLIVIDSLTSHFRSEYVGREMLASRQQKLNKHMHKLTSLSRAFNAVAVVTNQVMAKPDVFFGDAIHPIGGHIVGHTSQTRIYLRKASHGPIRIARLVSSPYLPEGEEILKVTENGIEDVTEEEKASKRGR
- the pheT gene encoding phenylalanine--tRNA ligase subunit beta, which encodes MPTIDVDLNEFERLLGKAYNGDLEEIDELLSLVKSEIKGYNKQDNTLNIEVKDTNRPDLWSVEGLTRALRGFLDLTKGAKTYNLAKALIDVNVDPKLEAIRPFIGCAIIKNVALTDTIIRGLMQLQDKLHKTYGRNRQKTSIGLYDFDLITPPLSYQAVNPDKISFVPLGFTEKLSLNQILDEHPKGQEYAHIINKHSSYPILMDANKNVLSFPPIINSNDIGKVTEQTKNLLVEVTGTQQQIVLNTLNLVVLSVLDENGQAYAANIHYPNKDKQVTPDFAGRQVELNVEYTNKILGMQFTGKQIAQLLQTAGFDIKQVDDRVVMVLVPCYRVDIMHQIDLVEDVAVAYGYNNIEAVWKELATTGSAAPQQHLINTARDLMAGSGYQEVLNYTLTNPDNLFTKMNHPKTATVDLLNPKIVTMTCLRNWLLPSLMEFLSNNQSVEFPHKIFELGKITLPDPTAETKTHDKNSLAAATCHPTAGFSEIKACLDAFFLNLGVTWQIKPAKHPSFIEGRVGTVLVDGKEVGVVGEIHPQVLTAWKLENPVAAFEVDMEQIERLKTA
- a CDS encoding phenylalanine--tRNA ligase subunit alpha encodes the protein MVDLRENEVRILTALAELGGKVSVEQLMAKCELSDAAVMRSALILQENNLAQIHANPQTKLKLTSEGTLHAQNGLPERRIIKAVLESGGNATLEQAAEKVGLEQQFAKIALGWTQRKKWATFDSKTSTLQVTVDPEEGTDEKLLKLLCSQEETDLNQLDPAMQSAVEALKKRKALTVEEKTQRTLEITSEGKTALETGAINLAAGQKEITQLTPELIIKGEWKNAKFQTYNIQAPVARIWPGKKHPYLSFLDEVREKLVQLGFNEMVGTSVELSFFNFDALYTPQDHPARELDGIYRIKQPEHGDISAYTEAVQRVKQTHENGGDTGSIGWGSTYTTQEAQRLILRGHGTCLSARTLLTKNPKIPSKHFSIARVYRPEVVDKTHLSEFNQVEGIVIDENLTLKDLLGVLGKFAKEIAGADKIRFRPDYFPFTEPSVELSAYKKGYGWIEFGGSGIFRPEVTQPLGIKTPVIAWGLGVDRLFMMRAGVEDIRSIFSQDLDWLRKKQVA